One part of the Ursus arctos isolate Adak ecotype North America unplaced genomic scaffold, UrsArc2.0 scaffold_20, whole genome shotgun sequence genome encodes these proteins:
- the ANAPC13 gene encoding anaphase-promoting complex subunit 13: MDSEVQRDGRILDLIDDAWREDKLPYEDVAIPLNELPEPEQDNGGTTESVKEQEMKWTDLALQYLHENVPPIGN; this comes from the exons ATGGACAGTGAGGTACAGAGAGATGGAAGGATCTTGGATTTGATTGACGATGCTTGGCGAGAAGACAAGCTGCCCTATGAGGATGTTGCAATACCACTG AATGAGCTTCCTGAACCGGAACAGGACAATGGTGGCACCACAGAATCGGTTAAAGAACAAGAAATGAAGTGGACCGACTTGGCCTTACAGTATCTCCATGAGAATGTTCCCCCTATAGGAAACTAA